A genomic stretch from Pararhizobium sp. IMCC21322 includes:
- a CDS encoding cyclase family protein encodes MSGYTEAASGLVFHELSHEWGHGAPSLPGFDDVVMYRSVKHGQHGVMAHRMRMVMHSGTHLNSPLHMIQQGIGVGDIAMERLFGNGVVLDIPKGQWELVTAADLDAFSDRVNEGDLVVIVTGWHRKYSDSLEYFGDGPGLSIEAAEWLVAKNVGLVAVDTPQVDHPLATSLGPHRGGPLMNRLVAKYQDGTGKDPKVEHPVWNGAHKVLLSAGIPTIENVGGDVDDMLGKTALMHALPWNWKEGDACPVRLVAITDPNGNYRIDAGAAA; translated from the coding sequence ATGTCCGGCTATACAGAGGCCGCAAGCGGTCTTGTTTTTCATGAATTGAGCCATGAATGGGGCCATGGCGCACCCTCTCTTCCAGGGTTTGATGATGTTGTGATGTATCGCAGCGTGAAGCATGGTCAGCACGGTGTCATGGCACATCGAATGCGCATGGTCATGCATTCCGGGACGCATCTGAACTCCCCACTTCACATGATCCAGCAAGGTATTGGCGTTGGCGACATTGCCATGGAGCGTCTGTTTGGTAATGGCGTGGTTCTGGACATTCCCAAAGGTCAATGGGAGTTGGTAACAGCAGCCGATCTGGACGCGTTCTCGGATCGCGTCAACGAAGGTGATCTGGTGGTGATTGTCACCGGCTGGCACCGCAAATATTCCGACAGTCTTGAGTATTTTGGCGACGGGCCGGGCCTCTCCATCGAGGCCGCTGAATGGCTTGTGGCAAAAAATGTTGGCCTTGTGGCTGTAGACACGCCGCAGGTGGACCATCCTCTGGCCACCTCACTTGGACCACATCGCGGCGGGCCGCTGATGAACCGCCTGGTGGCAAAATATCAGGACGGCACGGGCAAAGATCCGAAGGTCGAGCACCCTGTGTGGAATGGCGCGCACAAGGTTCTGCTGAGTGCCGGTATTCCAACCATCGAAAATGTCGGCGGTGATGTGGATGACATGCTGGGCAAAACAGCCCTGATGCATGCCCTGCCCTGGAACTGGAAAGAAGGCGATGCCTGTCCTGTTCGTCTGGTGGCAATCACAGACCCCAATGGAAACTATCGCATTGACGCAGGCGCTGCAGCATAG
- a CDS encoding LysR family transcriptional regulator — MQSRLLRSFLVVAENNSITKAAEILHISQPALTKSMQKLEEEFEVKLFDRVSTGVRLTNFGEILFQHAKVMENEYRHAVSRIDRLRGGHSSVLRIGAGPVWLVSILPPIVARFQEQQPGVNISLIGGVIDTLVPELINGELDLICVSLDFPNRSEVIKQKLFDIHHVLIADPSHPLARESEVDALMIHNYPWMVLKSDYVGTERISSFFAANRLEPPHIAFETTSIHSLLQGLKSGRYIAHVPAQMLPLAHAIGLQEIKLKQPIWETTAGYAYRASAKVPDHMKTFMQMLKDSEHARQAIINH; from the coding sequence ATGCAGTCACGGCTTCTACGCAGTTTTCTGGTTGTTGCAGAAAACAACAGCATCACAAAAGCTGCTGAAATCCTGCATATCAGTCAGCCAGCGCTGACGAAGAGCATGCAGAAGCTCGAAGAAGAATTTGAGGTGAAATTGTTCGACCGCGTGTCCACAGGCGTGCGGCTGACCAATTTTGGTGAAATCCTGTTTCAGCATGCCAAAGTTATGGAGAATGAATACCGCCATGCGGTTTCGCGGATTGATCGGCTGCGCGGTGGCCATTCCAGCGTGTTGCGCATTGGTGCCGGTCCGGTTTGGCTGGTCAGCATATTACCGCCCATTGTGGCACGGTTTCAGGAGCAGCAGCCCGGCGTCAACATTTCGCTGATCGGTGGTGTGATCGACACATTGGTACCGGAGTTGATCAATGGTGAGCTTGATCTGATCTGTGTTTCATTGGATTTCCCCAACCGGTCTGAAGTCATCAAACAGAAACTGTTCGACATCCATCACGTGCTGATCGCTGACCCAAGTCATCCACTGGCCAGAGAGAGCGAAGTCGATGCCCTGATGATTCACAATTATCCATGGATGGTGCTGAAAAGTGATTATGTGGGAACAGAGCGCATCTCTTCCTTCTTTGCCGCTAACAGGCTGGAGCCGCCCCATATTGCATTTGAAACGACATCTATCCACAGCCTGCTACAGGGTCTGAAAAGTGGTCGTTATATTGCGCATGTTCCGGCGCAGATGCTGCCGCTGGCTCATGCCATTGGCCTGCAGGAAATCAAACTGAAGCAGCCCATCTGGGAAACCACTGCCGGCTACGCCTATCGGGCATCTGCAAAGGTTCCAGATCACATGAAAACCTTCATGCAGATGTTAAAGGACAGCGAACACGCCAGACAGGCCATCATCAACCATTAG
- a CDS encoding fumarylacetoacetate hydrolase family protein encodes MCEPSALAVCVMQNYSMKLVSFSQFDRTGFDRRGFDRSGNGVAPASGSAPEHLGWVQEDLTTVLIVNPTLTGMPASMMEVIAGGDAAVQKIASAADQLQSVSLDAINLLPPLTDPKGIFCVGLNYADHEREAPVAGTDYPTIFLRLARNQIAHGQAMVAPGCSPTLDWEGELAAIIGKPGRADQL; translated from the coding sequence ATGTGTGAACCGTCTGCTTTGGCTGTTTGCGTTATGCAGAATTATTCAATGAAACTGGTTTCGTTTTCACAATTTGATCGCACGGGCTTCGATCGCAGGGGCTTTGATCGCTCGGGCAATGGCGTTGCGCCAGCCTCTGGCTCCGCTCCCGAACACCTTGGATGGGTGCAGGAAGATCTGACCACTGTCCTGATTGTTAATCCCACTCTGACCGGCATGCCCGCATCCATGATGGAAGTGATTGCCGGCGGTGACGCCGCTGTGCAGAAGATCGCATCAGCAGCGGATCAGCTTCAATCCGTATCACTGGACGCCATCAACCTGCTGCCGCCACTGACAGATCCAAAGGGCATTTTTTGTGTCGGCCTCAATTATGCGGACCATGAACGGGAAGCGCCGGTGGCAGGGACTGATTACCCGACCATCTTTCTGAGACTGGCCCGCAACCAGATTGCGCATGGGCAAGCCATGGTGGCTCCCGGTTGCAGCCCGACGCTGGATTGGGAAGGCGAACTGGCTGCCATTATCGGCAAGCCGGGAAGAGCTGATCAGCTCTAA
- a CDS encoding GntR family transcriptional regulator has protein sequence MYEQIRADIMNGMLPAESKLKTRNLAERFDVGLSPIREALSRLSSEGWVVQSDRRGFSVVSASIEELWDLNRARCMLNEAGLRESIEYGDAEWEETVLLSCIRISRLQRPADLQITAEAEHWNKLHRAFHSSLVSACRSKRLVEYCEKLFDEIERYRRIGLTLGKACNNVADEHRAIADAAVARDPELAVSLLNKHFTTTVEQVDQAIQKSDT, from the coding sequence GTGTATGAACAGATCAGAGCGGATATTATGAATGGCATGCTTCCGGCAGAGTCAAAGCTGAAGACCAGAAATCTGGCTGAGCGCTTTGATGTTGGCCTGAGCCCCATTCGCGAGGCCCTCAGCCGGTTGTCGTCTGAGGGCTGGGTTGTACAAAGTGATCGCCGGGGCTTTTCTGTTGTATCCGCCAGCATTGAAGAATTATGGGATTTGAATCGCGCACGCTGCATGTTGAATGAAGCAGGGCTTCGTGAATCCATTGAATATGGCGATGCGGAATGGGAGGAAACTGTCCTCCTAAGCTGCATCCGCATCTCACGGCTGCAGCGCCCGGCAGATCTGCAAATCACCGCCGAAGCGGAGCATTGGAACAAATTGCACCGCGCCTTTCACAGCAGCCTGGTCAGCGCCTGCCGATCAAAGCGGCTTGTTGAGTATTGCGAAAAACTATTCGACGAAATCGAGCGTTATCGGCGCATCGGTTTAACCTTGGGCAAGGCCTGCAACAATGTGGCCGATGAACACCGTGCAATAGCCGATGCAGCCGTTGCCCGTGATCCGGAACTGGCTGTCAGCCTGTTGAACAAACACTTCACAACGACCGTAGAGCAGGTGGATCAGGCAATCCAAAAGTCTGACACATGA